The stretch of DNA CTATATTTAACAGCTATTTGCAATCGTTTTAATCAAAAAAATCAACAATGGTACTTTATGAAAGAAATTCTCTTAACAACCTTTAATGCACGTTATGCACACACTTCTATTGCTCAGCGCTATCTCTTTGCCAATCTTGAAGAGCTTCAAGGCAGAGCAAAAATTTTGGAATTTGTCATAAACTCTCAAGTCGTAGATGCAGCAGAAGAGATACTTAGTTACCAACCTAAAATCGTAGGCATTGGAGCGTACATTTGGAACGCTTTGGAAGTGCAAGAGCTTATAACCATCCTCAAAAAAGTAGCCCCTCAAATTTTTATCATACTTGGCGGTCCTGAAGCGAGTCATTTTCCACATCGTGTGGATTTTAGTGGAGCGGATTACATCATTCAAGGGGAGGGTGACATCGCCTTTTATGAGCTTTGTAAAACGCTCTTAGAAGGTCAACTACCAACCGAACGGGTCATAAAAGCGCCAATGGTTAACATTAATGCTATTAAACTCCCTTATGATTATTACACAGACGATGACATCAAGAACCGTTACTGCTACGTTGAAGCCAGTCGAGGATGCCCTTTTACGTGTGAATTTTGCCTCTCATCCATTGACAAACGTGTACGCGACATTGAGATAACACGTTTTATAGGAGAACTAGAAAAGCTGTGGCAGAGAGGAGTTCGTAATTTTAAGTTTATAGATCGTACGTTTAATCTTAGCATTGAAAATGCAACGAAGCTTTTAGATTTTTTCCTCTCTAAAACAGAAGAGTATTTCGTCCATTTTGAAGTCATCCCTGACCACTTTCCGGTAGTGCTTCGAGAAAAGATAGCGCAGTTCTCGCCCGCAGCATTGCAACTGGAAGTCGGCATTCAAACACTTGATCCTGAGATCTCAAAAAACATTCACAGGCGGCTCAATATTGCTAAGATCGAAGAGAATCTTGCCTTTTTGCAAAATGAAACCCATGCGCATTTACATGTAGATTTGATTATTGGTTTGCCAGGGGAGAGCTTAGAGGGATTTGGACGTAACTTGGACAAGCTCTATTCTCTGACACAGTGCGAAATTCAAATTGGAATCTTAAAAAAACTCTCTGGTACAACCATCTCTCGCCACGATGAGATTTATGGCATGGTGTACTCGAACAAGCCTCCTTATGACATCTTACAAAACAATTTGATCAGTTTTAAAGAGATGCAAAAAATGAAACGCTTTGCTCGTTTTTGGGATATGGTCTATAACAGTGGCAATTTTAAAAAATGTGCAACACTCTTGTGGAGCGAGGGCAAAGTCTATGAAGGCTTTTACGCCTTTAGTGAATGGCTTTATGCGCAAACGAAATCAACATGGCAAATTTCACTGGATCGTTTAGCTGAGTTGATTTTTCGTTACCTTTGTGAAGTTATGCGGTATGAAGAAGATCATATCAAAACGATACTTATAGAAGATATCATGACCGTTCGAGGACGTAAAATGCCTTCGTTTTTGCGCGAAAATTACATGCCACATGAAGAACAAAAAGAGGGAACTCTCAAGCTCAATAAACGTCAGTTAAAACATGCCACAGTATAATGGCGATTTTTTTAAGGAGAAATAATGAAAATTGATAAAAGTTGGTGGACGGACATCATTAGTGTTTTGTTTATTGTTGTTTCGTTTGTGCTACCAGACCCTTATGCCCATTGGTCACTTTTGACAGGCCTTTTTGCTTTTTCGGGTGCTGTTACAAATCAAATAGCGATTCATATGTTGTTTGAAAAAGTACCTTTTTTATACGGTAGCGGTGTTATACAGTTACAATTTGAAGCCTTTAAAACTTCGATTAAAAACTTGATGATGGATCAATTTTTTACTAAAGAACAATTGGATGCTTTTTTTGCTAAAGAAGAGAAAACGTTTGATTTAAGCCCCGTCATAGCCGAAGTGGACTTTTCACCTGCTTTTGATGCACTGACTAAAACGGTAATGGAGTCATCTTTTGGTGGAATGCTTAGTATGTTTGGTGGCGCCGGCGCATTAGAGGGACTTAGAGCACCTTTTAATGAGAAACTTAAAGATTCTATCCTTGAAATCAGCGAAAGTAATGTATTTCAACAAAAAATAGCACAAACAATACAAAATTCATCACTTAGCGATGATATGCTCATCACCATAGAGCAGATGATCGATGGAAGGCTTAATGAACTGACTCCGCAGATGGTTAAAGAGATTGTCCAGAATTTCATCAAAGATCATTTAGGTTGGTTGGTTGTTTGGGGTGGATTTTTTGGAGCACTAATCGGCCTTTTATCTACTTTAGTTCTATAATACATATAATTTTACATAAAATATTAAAAAAAGGAAAATTATGGAGTGTTCGTATTTTGGGAAATGTGGTAGTTGTACGCTTTATACATTGGATTATTCGGCGCAAGTTGAGCATAAAAAAGCACACATGAACACTTTGTTTGAACCTTTACATGTAAAAGCATTTGACTACTTCCAAACGCCCTCAGAACACTACCGTGGACGTTCTGAATTTCGCATTTGGAAAGAGGGCGATACACTCAGTTATGCCATGGGTTCAGTCGATAAAAAAGGTGCTATTTGTATTGATGTTTGTCCTAAAGTTGAGATGAAAATATACACTTTGATGCCACAGCTTTTAAAGCAGATTGAAAGTTCTCCATTGCTTCGTGAAAAGATTTTTGCGGTTGAGTTTCTTGCCTCATCAGAGCATCTTTTAGTGACACTTATTTACCATAAGCCTCTAGGTGTAGAGTGGGATAACGAGGCTAAAATGTTGGAGCAAGCGTTTGGCGTTTTTGTCATTGGTCGCAGTCGCGGCATCAAGCGTATACTTACGCAAGATTTTGTAGAGGATCGTTTTGATATCGCAGGTAAAACCTATCGTTACCACATCATTGAGGGAGGCTTTTCCCAACCCAATCGTTTGATGAATCAGAAGATGATTAGCTGGGTTTTAAGTCATCTTGAAAACTGTGAGGATTTGTTGGAGCTTTACTGCGGTTATGGAAATTTCACCATTCCTATGTCTCAAAAATTTCAAAAAGTTTTAGCAACCGAGATTTCTAAAACTTCCATCAAATCAGCGCTTCAAAACTGTGAGCTCAATGATGTCAACAACATAGCATTTTTACGTATGAGTGCAGAAGAATTAACCTCTGCACTTAAAAAAGAACGTGAATACAACCGCTTGGCGGGCATAAATTTGGAAGACTATACCTTTAGCCATGTCTTTGTGGATCCACCACGTTCGGGCATGGATGAAGCGAGCTTAGAGTTTATCTCTCAGTTTGAGAACATCATTTACATCTCGTGTAACCCTGAGACCTTGAAACGCGATCTTGATGTCTTGACAAAGAAATACGCCATCTCTCAATTTGCTCTATTCGATCAATTCCCAAATACCGAACATTTGGAGTCTGGCGTCATTTTAAAACGTATCTAACCTTTTACATGTAAAGGGTTAGATTTTAAAGAGTGCAAGCTTTGATGCCAATGTCTCAGAAAGCTCTAAGAGCTGGTGTGATGATGTATTAAGATTTTTAACATCACTACTGTTTTGCATCGAAGACTCGTAAATTTGTCCGATATTTTTAATCATGGTTGCTGTATTTTTTGAAAGTTCTTGCGAAACTTCAGAAGCCATCAAAGACGCATCGGAAGCTTCTTTGATGACCGCTTCAGTATTGCTGATTTTAAGTTCTACCTCTTGTGAATTGGTTGCCATCTGCTCAATAAATTTATAATTTTCACTCATTTGCCCACTAGCATCCATAATATTTTGAACAATGACGTTAATTGTTGCATTAATTTCTGTTAGGCTTTTTTGAGTTCTCTCAGCCAAGTTTCTGACTTCATCGGCAACGACGGCGAAACCACGACCATGTTCTCCTGCACGTGCTGCTTCAATGGCCGCATTAAGTGCTAAAAGATTTGTCTGGTCGGCAATGTCAGAGATGACAGTAAGGACACTTTTGACTTGATTAGCGTCATTGCTTAGTTGTTGTAAACGCTCTGACGTATGGGATTCTACTTCAGAAGCTTGTTGAATATTGGCAACCAAAATTTTGATCTCTTGTGCCGTAGTATTGAGTGTTTGGGATGCATTTAAAATATTTTGACTGGTCTGCGTTGCATTGAGCGTATTTTCTTCCAACGTTATTTTCATTGTATCGCCCAAATCTTTTGTCTGTTTTACAAAATCGCGCTCTTCAGCCATACGCTTGTCTACTTCATTGGAAATCGCTGAAAATTGATGTGCCATTTGTGCACTTTGGGTTGATGTTTGGGTTGATGTTTCAACAGTTACATGAATTTTTTCAATGAATTGATTGATGTTTTCTGATAAATCAGCAATCTCATCTTTTGAGTTAATTTGAATGCGCTTTGTAAGATCACCACTACCTTTTGCAAGATCAAGCGTTATGATTGAAAGAGCATCAATTGAGTTTGTCATACTCACCACCATGACACGTGTAAAAATGAAGAAAAAGATCATTCCACAAACGGACCCTGCAATCAGGATGAGTCGCTCTGTCCCTGTGATCAGAAATGACACTAAAATAATATTTGCCATAAACCCACACAAGGTTCCAATTGCTAGAAACCAACCTTTTGTTTTAATCTTGACTTGATTAAGAAACATTAACACTCCTTATAAATGTAAACGAATTGATTATAACAAATTCACATGATAAAAGCTATGGATAATCACGACAAAAGACAGAGTGTGCTATACTCGCCACTTAAATTTTTAAAAGGAGCAATAATGGAATGCGACATTTCAAATATTAGCATGCCTGGTGATGCAGGCATAAAAGACATTTTTTCGATGTGTAAGAGTATTGCCATTATTGGGTTATCTCCTGATCCAACCAAAGATAGCCATAAAGTGGCACGCTACTTGCAAGAATGTGGGTTTAAAATCTATCCGATCTATCCTAAAGAAGAGACGATTTTAGGTGAAAAAGTTTACCGTAGCCTTTTGGATATTCCTGAACCTGTTGATATGGTAGATATGTTTCGAAAGCCTGAAATTGCTGATAGTTTGATCGAAGAAATTTTAAAAAAAGGTGATGTAAAAGTCTTTTGGTTGCAACTGGGCATCGTCAATAATCAAGCCTGTGCAAAAGCACAAGAACACGGCATTATAGCTGTACAAAATCGATGTACCAAAGTAGAATATGAAAGGTTAATGAAATAATGATAGCGCTTAGTGAAATAGTAAAAGCAAAACGACAACTCGGAAATGTTGTCACTAAAACACCTTGCTCACTTGCTCCACATTTGAGTGAAGAAGTAGGTGCACAAGTTTTTCTTAAAAAAGAAAATCTTCAAATAACAGGTGCCTATAAACTTAGAGGTGCTTACAATAAAATTGCTTCTCTTACCAAAGAAGAGCGCTCCAAAGGTGTTATTGCAGCAAGTGCTGGTAACCATGCACAAGGTGTGGCGTACTCTGCACGTAGTTTTGGTATCAATGCAACGATCATTATGCCAGAAGCTACACCTCTTTTAAAAGTGACAGGTACAAAAGCACTTGGCGCTGAAGTAATTTTAAGTGGCGATAATTACGATGAAGCCTATGCGTATGCGCTCACTTATGCCAAAGAACACAGTTTGACGTTCATTCATCCGTTTGAAGATGATGTCGTCATTGCAGGGCAGGGAACGGTTGCATTAGAGATGATTGATGAGATCAATGATCTTGACATTATCGTCGTTCCAATCGGTGGAGGAGGGCTCATCAGCGGTATGGCTTCTGCTATTAAACAGATTGATCCTAAAATTAAAGTCATTGGTGTCAATGCTTCTGGCGCTCCTGCTATGTATGAGTCATTTTATGCTAAAAAAGCGATCAATTCTAAAAGTGTTCGAACCATCGCTGATGGTATTGCTGTACGCGATGTGAGCGAGTCTAACTTAGCACATATTTTAGAATGTGTGGATGAAGTAGTGACCGTGGACGATGAAGAGATAGCTGCAGCGATTTTGTTTTTACTTGAGCGTCAAAAACTGGTCGTTGAAGGTGGCGGTGCGGCAAGTGTTGCAGCCATTATGCATCAAAAATTTGCCTTTACCAAAGATATGAAAATAGGCGCGGTTTTAAGTGGTGGAAATATTGATGTGCAAATGCTTTCCATCATTATCGAAAAAGGTTTGATCAAATCACATCGTAAAATGAAGTTGGTCATCACACTTATTGATAAACCGGGCTCACTGATGCGTCTGACAGATCTGTTTAAAAATGCTAACGCCAACATTATTCAAATTGACTATGACCGTTTTTCAACCAAGCTCTCGTATGGTGATGCGCAAATTACCATTATGCTGGAAACCAAAGGTGTTGAACATCAAGAGGCGATTCGTGTAGTTTTAAAAGAAGCGGGATATCTGTTTAAAGAAGAAGTATAAAAGAAGTAAGTGAGGTTTAAAACCTCACTTTTATTCATCAAGTTGTTCGTATGCTTCTAAAAGGCTCTCTCTAAGGGCATCAGAAAGTGCTTCTCCATCCACACAGTACTCTTTGAGAAAAATATCTAAATTGCTTAAGAGTTCAAAAAGATCGGCTTCGATCTCTTTAGAACTCTTCTTTTTAGCCATCATCGTTTCAAAAAATACCAATTTACGAATAAAATTAGAAAGAAGCTCAAGAGCTTCTTCTTCGTTTTTACCCTCTAAGAGTTTAAAAGGGCGCTCACTTGGTGTTTTAGAGCTATCAAGGCTCTGTTTGATTTCACGCACATTCTCTTGAATAATGGCTGAAAATTTGGCATAGCGTTCGTATGAACCCTCACTTGCAAAGGTATCAAGTCTGCCTGTCAATTTGCCTATCTGTTTAACTAAAACAAATGCAACCATCGCAACTATCATCAAAACAGGAATCAATTGCTCCATTTCTTATCCTTACATGTAAAACAAAATCAGTGCGATAAGATTTGCTCCAAAAAGAGTTTAAGACGATCTGACTCAGGATTTTGGAAAAACTCTTCAGGTGTGTTTTCTTCGACAATTTGCCCTGCATCCATAAAGATAATCCTATCGGCTACCTTTTTCGCAAAGCCCATTTCGTGGGTAACACACACCATTGTTTTATCTTCGCGTGCTAATTCTATCATAACATCCAAAACTTCGGCAACCATTTCAGGGTCAAGTGCAGAAGTTGGTTCATCAAAGAGCATAATCTTAGGGTTTTTACACAAACTACGTGCTATTGCCACACGTTGTTGTTGTCCGCCTGAGAGTTGATTAGGGTATTTGTGTGCTTGATTGGCAATGCCTACACGCTCCAAATACTTCATAGCCATGGCTTCAGCTTCTTTACGCGGCATTTTTCTAACCCAAACAGGCGCTAAGGTAAGGTTATCTAAGATCGTTAAGTGTGGGAAGAGGTTAAAGTGTTGAAACACCATTGCCACTTCTTCACGAATTGCTTTTATCTTTTTAACATCATTGACAAGCTCGATGCCATCAACAATAATCTGTCCTTCTTGAAATTGCTCAAGATAATTGATACAACGAATAAGTGTTGATTTACCAGAACCGGATGGTCCACAGACAACAATGATTTCACCTTTATTGATTGTAAGGTTGATGTCTTTTAAGACATGGAAATCACCATACCACTTGTTTAAGTTTTTAATTTCTATGATTTCTTTTCTATCTTTCATCTTCTATCCTATCTCAAATTGGTATTAAAGCGTTTTTCAAGCTTTTGGCTAAAGTTAGACATCGAGTAACAAAAGAACCAAAAGATAAAGGTAACAAACACATAGCCTTCTGTCTCATAACCCAACCAATACGAATCAGCTGCACTCAAACGTACCATTGCAAGTAGGTCAAAGAGTCCAATAATAAGTACAAGTGTTGTATCTTGGAAGAGGGCAATGGAAACACCCACAAGGTTAGGAATAGCCACTTTTAGCGCTTGCGGTAAAATGACCAAAAACATTTTCTGCCAGTAAGAAAGTCCAATGGCATCAGCTGCTTCAAATTGACCTTTTGGAATGGACTGAAGTCCACCACGAATGTTCTCAGCGATATACGCTGATTCAAACAGTGCAATACCAATAAGAGCACGTAGCAACTTATCAAAAGACATACCCTCAGGGAAGAAGAGTGGCAAAATAATAGATGACATAAAGAGAATCGTAATAAGTGGAACACCACGAATAAACTCAATGTAAGTCACACTGATACTTTTAATAATAGGCAAGTGTGAAGCACGACCGAATGCTAAAAGAACACCCAATGGGAATGCCGCGACAATACCAACAGCTGCTACCATAATGGTAAGCATTAAGCCACCCCATTTATCAGTAGGCACTGCTTCCATTCCAAAAAAACCACCATAGACTAAGAAAAAACCAGCAATAAAATAGACATGCGCTAAGGCGATCTTTACGAACGGGCTTTTAAGGTATTTAAACGCTACAACCAAAACAAAAAAGAGTGCATAAACCGTATTGATTCTCCACCTAAGCTGTGAAGGATAAAAACCGTACATAAACATATCGATTTTCATACGTATAAAGACCCAACATGCACCTCCACTGACACAATCTTCACGTGTTGATCCTACAAAATTCGCATTGATGTATGCCCATTTGACAAAAGGAGGAATAATCCAAAAAAGGATCATGGCACCCAAGAGTGTTAAGGCGACATTGAGTGGCGTTGAAAAGAGGTTTTCTCTCAGCCAAAATGTCAATCCTTTTGTACTTGAAGGAGCTTTTCGTTCATTGATTTTGTTATAAATTGCCATCTTAACGCTCCTTAATCTTCATTTTATGGTTAAACCAGTTGAGTATAGCGGATACTACTAAACTGATGACGAGATAAACGAGCATTGTCATAGAGATAATCTCAATGGCTTGACCTACTTGGTTAAGTGAGGTTCCAGCAAAGACCGTAACAATCTCAGGATACCCAACAGCCGTAGCAAGTGAAGAGTTTTTAATGAGATTAAGATATTGATTAATAATCGGAGGAATTGCTATACGAATAGCTTGGGGTAAAACAACCAATTTTAAAGATTGATACGGACTAAAGCCCATAGAAGAAGCAGCTTCTTTTTGACCATGACTCACTGCTTCAATGCCCGAACGCACCGCTTCAGCAATAAATGTAGCCGTATAAATCGTTAGAGCAAAGGTAAGTGCTAAAAACTCAGGGGAAAGTGTTTTGCCCCCTTTAAAGTTAAAACCTCTAAGCTCTGGGAAACTAAAGTTAAGGTGTGCTCCACCTAGAAAATAAGCCAGTATCGGGAAGAGAATAAACATTCCCAAAACAAATGGAAGCACTGTAAAATCTTCTCCTGTTGTTTCTTTACGTCTATTCGCCCACATATTGAGAGCAATAGAAGCAAAAAGTGCGAGGAAAAGGCTTGCAAGCATCGTAAAAAAGGTTGCATTGTACTCAGGTAACGGAAAGTAAAGACCGCGATTGTTGATAAAAATAGTATCAAAAAAACTATAACTCTGTTTCGGACTTGGCATGGCACGAAGTACCACGTTATACCAAAAGAGTATTTGAAGTAGAAGCGGTATATTTCTAAAGAAATCGATATACGCTTTCGCCAATTTAGCAATGAGCCAGTTTTTTGAAAGCCTTAAAATACCTATAATAAGTCCTACAATCGTTGCTAATATAATACCTACAAAAGCAATGATAAGAGTATTGAGAAGTCCTACTATGAAAACGCGTCCATGGGTATCTTCTTCAGTATAAGAAATAGGGGATTGATCAATGCCAAAGCCTGCTGTTCCATTTAAAAAGCCAAAGCCAGTTTGAATACCTCTTTGTTCTATATTGGCAACAGTATTGGCTCCAATATACCACAAAAAAGCAACTAAGCCGATAACGGTCAATAATTGGAAAAGAATTCCTCTAATCTTTTGATTTCTCAAAAGTGCTAACATACGTGTCCTTTATGCTTTTAAGATTAAGGGCAGAGAGTTCTGCCCTCAGTGTTTTACTGTTTTTTAATCTACTATCTAAAAGGAGGTGCGTATTGTAATCCACCTTGATTCCAAAGAGCGTTATAACCTCTTTGAATTTTAAGCGGAGAACCTTCTCCTACAGTTTTTTCAAATGATTCACCGTAGTTACCAACTTGTTTGATGATGTTATAAGCAAAATCTTTTTTAAGACCTAAGTTTTCGCCCATTTGACCTTCAACACCTAAAAGACGTTTGATGTCTGGATTGTCAGATTTAAGCATTGCATCAACATTTTTGCTAGTCACTCCCGCTTCTTCTGCGGTTAACATTGCATAAGATACCCATCTTACGATATCAAACCATCTACCATCACCTTTACGAACGACTGGTCCTAAAGGCTCTTTAGAGATAACTTCAGGAAGAACGATAGAATCTTCAGGCTTCAATAATTTGATTCTCAAACCGTAAAGTTGTGATTGATCTGACGTTAAAACATCACATCTGCCACTCTCATAACCTTTCAATACTTGATCATTGGTATCGTAAGAGACGAGTTTATATTTCATTTTATTGGTTCTAAAGTAGTCGGCTACGTTAAGCTCTGTCGTTGTACCTGTTTGAAGACAAATAGAAGCGCCATCAAGCTCTTTTGCGCTTTTGACACCAAGCTTTTTAGTGACCATAAAGCCTTGACCATCATAATACGTTACGCCTGTAAAGTTTAGACCAAGAGAAGTATCTCTTGTTTCTGTCCATGTTGTATTGCGTGAGAGCATATCGATCTCACCTGATTGAAGAGCGGTAAGTCTCTCTTTTGCATTAAGCGCAATATATTTGACTTTTTTAGCATCACCTAGAACTGCTGCAGCAACTGCACGACATTGGTCAACGTCAATGCCTTTATAGACACCATCACTTCCTACTTCAGAAAAGCCTGGTAATCCACCATCAACACCACATTTAACAAAACCTTGTTTTTGTACTTCACTGAGTGTATCAGCACTAAGCGTTGAGCCTAAGCTCAAAACAGCAATTGTTGCTAAAGAGATTTTAGCGAGTTTAGATCGTAACATCATTATCTTCCTTTCAAAGTTGATATGCTTAGAATTCTAACACTAAATTTTCTTTTTTGGCGAAAAAACTGCCTATTTATTAATCAATATGTCACAGTGTGTAGAATCTTCATTCTTTTGTCGAATATTCGCTTTTTGCATATCAATTGGTCATTTTTTAATCACTTCTTGCATTGAAACCATTTTCACTTTTTTGTATAGTGATGCGTTGTTTTTTTAATATACAAAGCTTTAAATAAACGATTGTATAAGTGTTTTGTTTTAGTATCGCATATTCCTAAATTAGGGAAAATGTTGCTTTTATGTCACTTGAAACCTTAAAAATATTTTGGGGACATCTGGAAAAATCTAAAATACTTCTCTTTCCTGATTAAAAAACGACCAAATTAACATCTTGAGGAGCCTTCAATTGTTGTCATTTAAAGATAAGTTCATGATTTTGCCAAAATGGCTTAGAAATAAAACAATGCTCAGTGCTGTAGAAACTGCTTTTGATGGAATTGCGCAAACACGTAAGCGTATAATGATTGAATGGGCGAATGAAGTATGGCGAGAAGTGGAAAACACCGCAATTCTTTTAGAGCAAGAAGAGAGTGATGTACTTTCTATATTAAAAGAACAAGAAAAACTCAGCGAAGCAATCTTGGAGTATTATATTTTAGATACCGCTAAAAAAATGCTTTTTAGTTCGACCAAAAGAGTCCTTAAAGAGTATCGTTACGATGAAAGTGCTTTTGGTGAAGCTATTGACTATGTCTTTTTAGGTTCAACACAACTTCTATTTGGTCCTTATCTCGATGATGACACACTCTCCATCAAACCTAAAGCTTCGAGCTTTCATGATCGCGTGACTCTCTCTTTCATTAAAAGCTTTAAACAAAATGGCGAGAGTTATGTTCTGATAGCACGTGTTTCTAACGATACACTCAGCGATCTTATCCAGCGAGAGGCAGGGCATATCTTTAAAGAATCGGGCGATAATTACCTTTTTATGATCGAGCCTTATTTTAATAAAAACATTAAAACAGGTACAGCATTATCCCGTTCGCGTTTTGAAGACAATACGTTTAGCTTTGGTGAAAACCTCAAAGAAGGCGTGCATACAGAGCAGGGTATTATCTCTATTAAACAGCATACGGAATTTGAAATTGTTTTTAATGACCCAGCAACGAGTGCTCTCCACCCCGGTGTCGCCAATACAATTAAAAAAGGAACCAATCTCTTCTGTTCGTATCCAGGATACCCTGATTATCGTGGTATCCCTGTTATTGGTAAAGGAATTACCGTTACCCTTCCTTACAGCCTCGATAAATGGGGAATGATGTGTGAGGGTGATCTTTTAGAAGTTTATGACATTATGCAGTTTCGCCACAAAATCTATGCAAAAATGGGCTTGTTGATCGGTATTTTAATTCCAAGCAGTTATCTGCTTATCGCAACATTCCTGCCATTCTTAAGTCGCATACAAGAAGTTAGTGTTATTACCGTCGCTTCATTGTTGATGATTTTAGGAACTATAGGAAATGAGCTTTCTGAATTTTTTGGCAAATATGCTTCTTTGCGTGCTCTGTTGCAAGGCTTTGTTGAAGGGGATGGTGACATTACCAAGCGTGCCGACTTAAGTAGGTTTGCCAAAGATGAGAACAGGCGTACTGCCATCTGGATCAACAGTGTTATCGATATCTTTGATACGATTCTGAAAAAGACAAAAACATCGCTTCTGAACTTACTCAATCTTAACCAAC from Sulfurospirillum arsenophilum NBRC 109478 encodes:
- a CDS encoding amino acid ABC transporter substrate-binding protein; this translates as MLRSKLAKISLATIAVLSLGSTLSADTLSEVQKQGFVKCGVDGGLPGFSEVGSDGVYKGIDVDQCRAVAAAVLGDAKKVKYIALNAKERLTALQSGEIDMLSRNTTWTETRDTSLGLNFTGVTYYDGQGFMVTKKLGVKSAKELDGASICLQTGTTTELNVADYFRTNKMKYKLVSYDTNDQVLKGYESGRCDVLTSDQSQLYGLRIKLLKPEDSIVLPEVISKEPLGPVVRKGDGRWFDIVRWVSYAMLTAEEAGVTSKNVDAMLKSDNPDIKRLLGVEGQMGENLGLKKDFAYNIIKQVGNYGESFEKTVGEGSPLKIQRGYNALWNQGGLQYAPPFR
- a CDS encoding methyl-accepting chemotaxis protein encodes the protein MILPKWLRNKTMLSAVETAFDGIAQTRKRIMIEWANEVWREVENTAILLEQEESDVLSILKEQEKLSEAILEYYILDTAKKMLFSSTKRVLKEYRYDESAFGEAIDYVFLGSTQLLFGPYLDDDTLSIKPKASSFHDRVTLSFIKSFKQNGESYVLIARVSNDTLSDLIQREAGHIFKESGDNYLFMIEPYFNKNIKTGTALSRSRFEDNTFSFGENLKEGVHTEQGIISIKQHTEFEIVFNDPATSALHPGVANTIKKGTNLFCSYPGYPDYRGIPVIGKGITVTLPYSLDKWGMMCEGDLLEVYDIMQFRHKIYAKMGLLIGILIPSSYLLIATFLPFLSRIQEVSVITVASLLMILGTIGNELSEFFGKYASLRALLQGFVEGDGDITKRADLSRFAKDENRRTAIWINSVIDIFDTILKKTKTSLLNLLNLNQHLTNTIVVTGKKIEQIGVSIQNIVTHIQMQNNSIQSSVDKADAMSQKIAQTQTQVALSLGNVESSIGNIKSIAGETTQIIFTLEQNVAEVSSMIETIKDITDKTNLLSLNAAVEASRAGEQGRGFAVVAEEVRKLADMTDKATVRIESIVNSINGNVNEALSSMQNVNNTVDKGIEISTQSLQSIDAILCDQKEVILAMKDDVYKIYEDSKNTMTHANAISSEVCELTHLNHQVKTISDSVTHHVNSLSKTVGQFKTS